The following proteins come from a genomic window of Miscanthus floridulus cultivar M001 chromosome 2, ASM1932011v1, whole genome shotgun sequence:
- the LOC136540635 gene encoding uncharacterized protein: protein MRWLHKSTRTHIKPPYIKEAIDEDSKEDVIEDVYDVTTREDTQLQRAPLQKYMATQLSRLFNEAAFRLHESRGQGLGVLEAFVEKVKKSCRKLVQKLSCIDTPYEELPLPTRSGGTSLASLRTPADPSQPMTGATSAVRTSSHHSAGKDPATEDDDDDDDDPRASADSTTSGTIGRRTRSACLS from the exons atGCGTTGGCTTCAcaagtctacgaggacacatatcaagcccccgtacattaAGGAGGCAATTGACGAGGACTcgaaggaagatgtgatcgaagatgtgtacgacgttaccactagagaggacacacagctacagagagccccgctacaaaaatacatg gcgacacaattgtcgaggctgttcaacgaagcagcgttccggcttcacgagtctagagggcaagggctaggcgttctcgaggcttttgtggag aaggtgaagaagagttgTAGGAAGCTAGTCCAAAAGCTGAGCTGCAtagacactccttatgaggaactgcCACTCCcgacgcggtcgggtggcacgtctttagcctctttgaggacaccagccgacccttctcagccgatgacaggtgccacttccgcggtgcgtacatcatcacatcatagcgctgggaaggaccctgcaaccgaggacgacgacgatgacgacgacgacccccgggcttccgcagacagcacgaccagtgggacgattggccgcaggacgagatcggcatgtctcagctag